Proteins encoded within one genomic window of Lagenorhynchus albirostris chromosome 9, mLagAlb1.1, whole genome shotgun sequence:
- the LOC132525146 gene encoding olfactory receptor 10V1-like → MYLTSLSGNAIIAVTVQINHSLHAPRYFFLANLAVLEIFYTSSITPLALENLLSMGKTPVSITGCGTQMFFFVFLGGVDRVLLAVMAYDRFIAICYPLRYTLIMSWPLCVELMVGSLVLGFLLSLPLTILIFHLPFCNNSEIYHFYCDMPAVVRLACADTHVHQTIVSFIVLSIPLSVTSISYVFTVEAILQIQSAEGHHRAFPNLLFAHLSGPPAVWLHQLYILVPQFQLLS, encoded by the coding sequence ATGTACCTGACCAGCCTCAGTGGAAATGCCATCATTGCAGTTACTGTCCAGATTAACCACTCTCTCCACGCCCCCAGGTACTTTTTCCTGGCTAACTTGGCAGTTCTGGAAATCTTCTATACATCTTCCATCACCCCACTGGCCTTGGAAAACCTTCTTTCAATGGGCAAAACTCCTGTTTCTATCACTGGATGTGGCAcccaaatgtttttctttgtcttcttgggTGGGGTTGATCGTGTCCTGCTTGCAGTCATGGCTTATGACCGGTTTATAGCAATCTGCTACCCTCTACGATACACCCTCATCATGAGCTGGCCCTTGTGTGTGGAGTTGATGGTAGGATCCCTGGTACTGGGGTTCCTGCTGTCGCTACCACTGACTATTTTAATCTTCCATCTCCCATTCTGCAACAACAGCGAAATCTACCACTTCTACTGTGACATGCCTGCCGTCGTGCGCCTGGCTTGTGCAGACACGCACGTTCACCAAACTATCGTCAGCTTCATCGTCCTAAGCATCCCCCTCTCAGTAACCTCCATCTCCTACGTCTTCACCGTGGAAGCTATTTTACAGATCCAGTCAGCAGAAGGGCACCACCGAGCCTTCCCCAACCTGCTCTTCGCACATCTTAGTGGTCCTCCTGCAGTATGGCTGCACCAGCTTTATATACTTGTCCCCCAGTTCCAGCTACTCTCCTGA